One window from the genome of Enterococcus haemoperoxidus ATCC BAA-382 encodes:
- a CDS encoding helix-turn-helix domain-containing protein, which produces MENTIGILHIRDDSEQNDNIGILLKRALNEQRYSLIEITEKKQIVSLDGLIINLEKSSDYVKAFQWLLDLQEEHSLFIWILSGENDSELIKLYPHLSKNSVIEIIRPDQGFETLGIIIKNALNYKNQLLNGRKPKKKSARHYLDESMLSLVIHDKIIALTRKEFKIIELLYENLESVVTYAQINEAIYGTSTGEPLEKYRVANFIFHIRNKLKEQSYFEIEIIRTKGYLLTYANKEPLISTIHVKKTYNEQTLNRR; this is translated from the coding sequence ATGGAAAATACAATTGGCATATTACATATTAGAGATGATTCTGAACAAAACGATAATATAGGTATATTGCTAAAAAGAGCTCTCAATGAACAACGCTATTCGTTGATTGAGATCACAGAAAAAAAACAAATAGTTTCCTTAGATGGTTTGATCATTAATTTGGAGAAGTCGTCTGATTACGTTAAGGCATTTCAGTGGTTACTTGATTTACAAGAAGAACATTCTTTATTTATTTGGATTCTTAGCGGAGAAAATGATTCAGAACTGATCAAACTCTATCCCCATTTGAGTAAAAATTCAGTGATAGAAATTATTCGACCAGACCAAGGATTTGAGACGTTGGGAATCATAATAAAAAATGCGCTTAATTATAAAAATCAGTTATTAAATGGCAGAAAGCCGAAAAAAAAATCAGCGCGTCATTATTTAGATGAATCAATGCTAAGCTTAGTGATTCATGACAAAATAATAGCACTAACCCGAAAAGAATTCAAAATTATTGAGCTGCTATATGAAAATTTGGAAAGTGTGGTGACATATGCTCAAATCAATGAGGCAATCTATGGTACGTCAACAGGAGAACCACTAGAAAAATACAGAGTTGCAAATTTCATTTTTCATATTCGCAACAAATTAAAAGAACAATCCTATTTTGAAATTGAAATCATTCGAACCAAGGGCTATCTTCTTACGTATGCAAATAAAGAACCCTTGATTTCAACGATACACGTAAAGAAGACCTATAATGAGCAAACCTTAAATAGGAGATAA
- a CDS encoding DUF916 and DUF3324 domain-containing protein, whose translation MRKINAIYLSFICVFLSFFFADQVMAAEDDNNLGYTVTLVQSNTQIDPNKSYFYVKTTPGEAQTLEVRIKSTKKENVRIKISGTNAITGDGGTIEYSDDKTYYDSTLKEPVTSMLKIPTPEITVGNYEEKTVKFQLTPSKEKYDGVKMGAIVFALDQGEKAKSGVSTEFSYRVGLITSQSGDEFNNAQTLNLNSVKASIKRGKKMVLANLQNPEPKVLENLSIVGTMTKKGTDEVVKRKSVENYSMAPNSSFDFEMDWGIANLPSGTYTLKLDASNDYQEWQLSKEFTITNQQAKKMNEESAFKIITPTWIKGSAICLLVLTVLIMSLTLFRRKKWEKQWKKIRIAKRKKQGNQKKKRKKINRKDGE comes from the coding sequence ATGAGAAAGATTAATGCGATATATCTATCATTTATCTGTGTCTTTTTATCATTTTTTTTTGCAGATCAAGTGATGGCTGCAGAGGATGATAATAATTTAGGCTATACAGTAACCCTAGTACAGTCGAACACGCAAATAGATCCAAATAAAAGTTATTTTTATGTGAAAACCACACCTGGAGAAGCACAAACGTTAGAGGTAAGAATCAAAAGTACCAAAAAAGAGAATGTGCGAATTAAGATATCTGGAACTAATGCGATCACAGGTGACGGCGGAACGATCGAATATAGCGATGATAAAACATATTACGATTCGACATTAAAAGAGCCAGTAACGTCGATGCTCAAAATTCCAACTCCAGAAATTACAGTTGGTAATTATGAAGAGAAAACGGTGAAATTTCAACTTACACCGTCAAAAGAAAAGTATGATGGTGTGAAAATGGGTGCAATCGTCTTTGCGTTAGATCAAGGCGAAAAAGCAAAAAGTGGTGTTTCAACAGAATTTTCATATCGAGTAGGGCTGATCACTTCCCAATCAGGAGATGAATTCAATAATGCGCAAACGCTGAATTTAAATTCAGTAAAGGCCTCAATCAAACGCGGGAAAAAAATGGTTTTAGCGAACTTACAAAATCCTGAACCTAAAGTCTTAGAGAATCTAAGTATCGTCGGTACGATGACTAAAAAAGGAACGGATGAAGTCGTTAAAAGAAAATCTGTAGAAAACTATAGTATGGCACCAAACAGTTCATTTGATTTTGAAATGGATTGGGGGATTGCGAATCTGCCGTCGGGTACTTATACCTTGAAATTGGATGCATCAAATGACTATCAAGAATGGCAACTTAGTAAAGAATTCACGATCACCAACCAACAAGCCAAAAAAATGAATGAAGAAAGTGCGTTTAAGATCATTACGCCAACATGGATCAAAGGTAGCGCGATTTGCTTATTAGTGCTCACCGTTTTGATTATGTCATTAACCCTTTTTAGAAGAAAAAAATGGGAGAAACAATGGAAAAAAATCAGAATCGCGAAACGTAAAAAACAAGGGAATCAAAAGAAAAAACGAAAAAAAATCAATAGAAAAGATGGTGAATAA
- a CDS encoding WxL domain-containing protein: protein MKKILFTTLLASSALLIFAKSADAVEIGNEQSDLGIRFDTDGPVKPGPGPFKDNLALVWTPSKFDFGRQAATANIATYSNTVAGDQYVVVNDDRQGTETGEGSTRAVTTSAWKVTAKLSKLISTDSSPTELPSKLTFTLGAPQSYNIGEIDPDTNDFLPNPIEGNLGTLADPNNIVVGKDVTLEAGNTTATNIIAKTQANAVKGGFATKFTNTKLTVTTGTGAAGKAFKGSVNWSLDNTY from the coding sequence ATGAAAAAAATACTATTTACAACATTACTTGCTTCATCAGCATTGCTGATTTTTGCAAAATCTGCTGATGCGGTAGAAATTGGAAATGAGCAATCAGACTTGGGGATTCGTTTTGATACTGACGGACCAGTAAAACCTGGACCTGGACCATTTAAAGATAACTTAGCATTGGTATGGACACCATCTAAATTTGATTTTGGTCGTCAAGCAGCAACAGCGAATATTGCTACATATAGCAATACTGTAGCTGGAGATCAATATGTTGTCGTAAATGATGACAGACAAGGAACAGAAACAGGCGAAGGAAGCACAAGAGCCGTAACGACTTCTGCTTGGAAAGTGACAGCTAAATTGTCTAAATTAATCTCCACAGATAGCTCACCTACAGAATTGCCATCAAAGTTAACGTTCACTTTAGGCGCTCCACAATCTTACAATATTGGTGAAATTGATCCGGATACCAATGACTTCTTACCAAATCCGATTGAAGGAAACTTAGGTACTCTTGCTGATCCTAACAATATCGTGGTAGGTAAAGACGTAACATTGGAAGCTGGCAATACAACTGCAACAAACATCATTGCTAAAACACAAGCAAATGCTGTTAAAGGTGGTTTTGCTACAAAATTCACTAATACTAAATTAACCGTTACTACAGGTACAGGCGCTGCGGGGAAAGCGTTTAAAGGTAGCGTGAACTGGAGTCTTGACAACACATACTAA
- a CDS encoding DUF916 and DUF3324 domain-containing protein, which yields MKKHFTCVLLVLFYLALFFDPSKGFAKQDVENLIGGLSYEVLYPENQKNKNLGYFDLQMKPGQEQKVSLKLYNSLPKELTVEVRLNTAKTNSIGKVEYGPNDLKEDSSLTNDFINIVKGPKKVAIPSKGSTQVDLMISLPKETSVGLIAGGIQLHPVVDNKTPSKTKKDVVLNEFAYLVGMLLRVGNTDSIKPELKLNKTYIAFKESKSHLFVNISNIRPVYVEGMTVDIQVKKANKQKMLFEYQKKAMRMAPNSIIDLPVDLADKGMTAGDYSARINVISKDGDKWSWTEDFKVNVLEASEFNKKTIENKMDNKLILLVFILFLCMSGLVLIFSLIVMKHNRKNVKMSK from the coding sequence ATGAAAAAACATTTTACCTGCGTATTACTAGTCCTGTTTTACCTTGCATTATTCTTTGATCCCAGTAAAGGTTTTGCTAAACAAGATGTGGAGAATTTGATTGGTGGATTGTCGTATGAAGTTTTATATCCAGAAAACCAAAAAAACAAGAACCTAGGTTATTTTGATCTCCAAATGAAGCCAGGACAAGAACAAAAAGTATCCCTAAAATTATACAATTCATTACCGAAAGAGTTAACAGTAGAAGTTCGGTTAAATACTGCAAAAACCAATAGCATCGGTAAGGTTGAATATGGACCAAATGATTTAAAAGAAGACTCATCTTTGACAAATGATTTTATCAACATCGTCAAGGGACCCAAAAAAGTAGCGATCCCTTCTAAAGGTAGTACGCAGGTCGACTTAATGATTTCTTTACCTAAAGAGACGTCCGTAGGTTTGATAGCAGGTGGGATTCAATTGCACCCTGTAGTCGATAACAAAACACCGTCTAAAACTAAAAAAGATGTTGTACTAAATGAATTTGCTTATTTAGTTGGGATGTTATTAAGAGTAGGAAATACCGATAGTATAAAACCAGAGCTAAAACTAAATAAAACATACATAGCATTCAAAGAAAGTAAAAGCCATTTATTTGTCAATATTTCAAACATCCGTCCAGTGTATGTCGAAGGTATGACTGTTGACATTCAAGTAAAAAAAGCAAATAAACAAAAAATGTTATTCGAGTATCAAAAAAAGGCAATGAGAATGGCACCAAATTCGATAATTGATCTACCAGTTGATTTAGCGGATAAAGGAATGACCGCAGGAGATTATTCAGCTCGAATAAATGTCATATCAAAAGACGGGGATAAATGGTCTTGGACAGAAGATTTTAAAGTCAACGTGTTAGAAGCGAGTGAGTTTAACAAGAAAACGATAGAGAATAAAATGGATAATAAATTAATTCTTTTAGTATTCATCTTGTTTTTATGTATGAGCGGACTTGTACTTATTTTTAGTTTAATAGTAATGAAGCATAACAGAAAAAACGTGAAAATGAGTAAGTAA
- a CDS encoding MucBP domain-containing protein, translating into MDNKKKRPTKTKLFLTINGLILISVLSVIVLFIVTNPISAKPETSVEKATIDTGLAKSEMGKTPEKYTAKTLAPIENETGLKATPKVLMMTQNEAFPDLNSEVGLSKLFSEIIIPRPEYDALYEYVNADGTPANLSSKLVGFQTIYVEITENYNLTSIRVPIPVTVTNIGTSFLLDNQIAIQTETMNGKIILYPNEIANKTQEQLQQLVKTKSNVHAWKLEDGSAVPVDVIKTTILTTSVGSYKAEFEITVGTGIAEQKASVQKDVVVFGADPQGFVSVAQNAILTLGTSPTNLFTKFQTVNSTIATNASYQFVTEKGEVLNKFDTTTVGFRWAYVKMTEKNNESVTTTIKVPINVTNADTTALLTNKVMVKADAKVILYPDETKGKSKAELITLIQSRAHLSAWNTSTGVAVPVSFSDTTMLNNSIGAYNGTIKVEIDGVQATTTRNVTIFGANPQSFVTVAQNTTLPLEASPTNLFTKFQTVNSTSATNASYQFVTEKGEVLNKFDTTTVGFRWAYVKMTEKSNESITTTIKVPINVTSGDTTALLTNKVMVKADAKVLLYPNDTKGKSKAELIALIQTRAHLSAWNMNTGAAVPVSFTNTTVVNNSVGSYNGTIKVELEGTSATTTRNVTVFGADVKSPYYFTVDQNKDLAMGTNAANIFSKYQSVYYTAASSSTYEWVKNPAGEPTNPVNTFDTSKTGFHWGYIKMTDLKDTSVSTIIPVPVTVTLENQAAILESKVGVGINHLPFVNASEIKDKTASQIVQVLTKKLAPKAWSLVTGQELDVRITKSMVVNSSRGSKELTITIAFGEQLLTYKVNVLILPDQIFGESSIEDWKNIPLNSTEGVLTNPLNESKIGFPQRGISVSRNTSELGFIAQDSANRGYVGLYGETKVADIPGVNKTPLYGTYWMESYAVGSDWLGIMYRLTSKYFLRKGDELKQIFIDESKQILYVYNLSMKPNLNFSIQLDMYNLSNSTKSFSMLESVGINYYYDTVPIYALGNNSGFYMNVSSTLRFAIKLKDSNGNWLSDFTKYIAGNYDTIGVGNSDNYFKNDFTGNGSESENYSEGQVIAKDVRTAYQLGAPWKDIAPDEALKTGYELFVGKELPYMQIKANPEVFNVYPDYVSDFKFDYKLSKIPTETDHGTVQVKYPTGEEVKMPFSSNSQKEFTSSITIPRSSLPEQLNEEVGTIKKYDTSLLATNESEGPYKGLPSKDYAVKINVYNLGAKPIPQIIKKGTAFNKKASEVIQDAVILPGHTASYEYESKMPDTSILGLTSVMVRMTDTDQPDKKTLIKVPIQVINEIPPTKGLYIVANDFNSRTEPFQNLTESEVNKLILKNSEAIAWDVATGSSKDITLSVESTTLPLNPVQGSYKATLKAVRGTEIIKKTITINLQNNQKVNVEFVDETGEALHDKITFDKVIGTTINLSEEAEVQKILKSIQAENYQLVKKPDNETKIPVTSEESTVQYQFKGMLFVQSSPTFLNFGRKTLGIPFIKVEKAKYDKPLIVWDNRKNGGAWNLTATLKKPLTSQEDPSKILPTAIRYKVSETETVILSENTTQPIAKRTHETKGQYNVSNEWDKNESGLLLEVPSGEVLQAGGYRATILWQVEQTP; encoded by the coding sequence ATGGATAATAAAAAAAAGCGTCCTACTAAAACCAAACTATTTTTGACGATCAACGGATTAATCTTAATTAGTGTCCTATCAGTTATCGTTTTATTCATCGTAACCAATCCTATATCAGCTAAACCTGAAACGAGTGTAGAAAAAGCAACAATTGATACAGGTCTCGCTAAATCAGAAATGGGAAAAACACCCGAAAAATACACAGCTAAAACACTAGCTCCTATTGAAAATGAAACTGGGCTAAAAGCAACGCCAAAAGTGCTGATGATGACACAAAATGAAGCCTTTCCGGATCTTAATAGCGAAGTTGGTCTATCAAAGCTTTTTTCAGAAATAATCATTCCACGTCCAGAATATGATGCATTATATGAATATGTAAATGCTGATGGAACACCTGCTAATCTCAGTAGTAAGTTAGTAGGATTTCAAACGATTTACGTAGAAATCACTGAAAATTATAATCTGACTAGTATTCGTGTTCCTATACCAGTAACTGTTACAAATATAGGCACGTCCTTTTTGTTAGATAATCAAATTGCTATTCAAACAGAGACTATGAATGGCAAAATCATCTTGTATCCAAATGAAATCGCGAATAAAACACAAGAACAGCTACAACAGTTAGTTAAAACAAAATCCAATGTGCATGCTTGGAAATTAGAAGATGGCTCAGCTGTTCCTGTTGATGTGATCAAAACAACAATTTTGACAACTTCTGTTGGCAGTTACAAGGCTGAATTTGAAATTACAGTAGGAACTGGCATAGCGGAGCAAAAAGCTTCTGTTCAAAAAGATGTCGTAGTATTCGGTGCTGATCCTCAAGGGTTTGTCTCTGTAGCGCAAAATGCAATCTTAACTTTAGGAACAAGCCCAACCAATCTATTTACGAAATTTCAAACAGTAAATAGTACGATTGCAACGAATGCGTCCTACCAATTTGTGACCGAGAAAGGCGAAGTATTGAACAAGTTTGATACAACAACCGTTGGGTTTCGCTGGGCGTATGTTAAGATGACCGAGAAAAACAATGAGTCTGTGACGACAACAATAAAAGTTCCAATCAATGTGACAAATGCGGATACCACGGCTCTATTAACAAATAAAGTGATGGTGAAAGCGGACGCAAAGGTCATTCTTTATCCTGATGAAACGAAGGGGAAAAGTAAAGCAGAGCTGATTACGCTGATTCAGTCAAGAGCTCATTTAAGTGCTTGGAATACGAGTACAGGAGTAGCTGTTCCAGTATCTTTCAGCGATACAACAATGCTCAATAATTCTATAGGTGCATACAACGGAACGATTAAAGTTGAAATAGATGGAGTACAAGCTACGACAACACGAAATGTCACAATATTCGGTGCAAATCCGCAGTCTTTTGTAACAGTTGCTCAAAATACTACATTACCTTTGGAAGCAAGTCCAACCAATCTATTTACAAAATTCCAAACAGTAAATAGTACGAGTGCAACGAATGCATCCTATCAATTTGTAACCGAAAAAGGCGAAGTATTGAATAAGTTCGATACAACAACCGTTGGGTTTCGCTGGGCCTATGTTAAAATGACCGAGAAAAGTAATGAATCTATCACAACAACAATTAAAGTTCCGATTAATGTGACAAGCGGAGATACCACGGCTTTACTAACAAATAAAGTGATGGTGAAAGCAGATGCGAAAGTACTTTTGTACCCGAATGACACAAAAGGAAAAAGTAAAGCAGAACTAATAGCACTGATTCAGACAAGAGCCCATTTAAGTGCTTGGAACATGAATACAGGAGCAGCCGTTCCAGTATCATTTACAAATACTACGGTAGTTAACAATTCAGTGGGCTCTTATAATGGAACGATTAAAGTAGAATTAGAAGGCACATCTGCAACAACAACACGAAATGTCACTGTTTTTGGTGCAGATGTAAAATCTCCCTATTATTTTACAGTAGATCAAAACAAAGACCTAGCGATGGGGACGAATGCAGCGAATATTTTTTCGAAATACCAATCTGTATACTATACAGCAGCAAGCAGCTCTACCTATGAGTGGGTCAAAAATCCAGCAGGTGAACCTACTAATCCAGTCAATACATTTGATACGAGCAAAACGGGATTTCACTGGGGTTATATAAAAATGACGGACTTAAAAGATACAAGTGTGTCGACGATTATTCCTGTGCCAGTTACGGTAACGTTAGAGAATCAAGCAGCTATTTTAGAGTCGAAAGTAGGAGTGGGTATTAATCATCTACCGTTTGTGAATGCAAGTGAAATCAAAGACAAAACTGCTTCACAAATCGTTCAAGTACTCACTAAAAAATTAGCACCGAAAGCATGGAGTCTAGTAACGGGACAAGAACTTGATGTGCGCATTACTAAATCAATGGTGGTTAATTCTAGTAGAGGGTCCAAAGAGTTAACCATTACGATTGCCTTTGGTGAACAATTGTTGACTTATAAAGTGAATGTTTTGATTCTTCCAGATCAAATTTTTGGAGAAAGTTCTATAGAAGACTGGAAAAACATCCCTTTAAATTCTACAGAAGGAGTGCTTACAAATCCACTGAATGAGTCTAAAATAGGATTTCCCCAAAGAGGTATTTCTGTATCAAGAAACACAAGTGAATTAGGGTTTATCGCTCAGGATAGCGCTAACAGAGGATACGTTGGCCTTTATGGAGAAACTAAAGTAGCAGATATTCCAGGTGTTAACAAAACTCCTTTATATGGAACGTATTGGATGGAGAGTTATGCAGTTGGTAGCGATTGGCTAGGGATAATGTACCGTTTGACTTCAAAATATTTTTTAAGAAAAGGTGATGAACTAAAGCAAATTTTTATAGATGAATCCAAGCAAATTCTGTATGTTTACAATTTATCAATGAAGCCAAACTTAAACTTTAGTATACAGCTAGATATGTATAATCTTTCAAATTCAACAAAAAGCTTTTCAATGTTAGAAAGCGTGGGTATCAATTACTATTACGATACAGTTCCAATATATGCATTGGGAAATAATAGTGGTTTTTATATGAACGTTTCCTCAACTCTGAGATTTGCAATCAAACTGAAAGATTCTAATGGAAATTGGTTATCTGATTTTACTAAGTATATTGCTGGTAATTATGATACTATTGGTGTTGGAAATTCAGACAATTACTTTAAGAATGACTTTACGGGAAATGGTTCTGAAAGTGAAAATTACAGCGAAGGACAAGTTATTGCAAAAGACGTTAGGACAGCCTATCAACTAGGTGCACCATGGAAAGATATTGCTCCCGATGAAGCATTAAAAACAGGTTATGAGTTATTTGTAGGTAAGGAACTCCCGTATATGCAAATAAAAGCCAATCCGGAAGTTTTCAATGTTTATCCAGATTATGTGAGTGATTTTAAGTTTGATTATAAATTAAGTAAAATCCCTACAGAAACGGATCATGGTACAGTTCAGGTAAAGTATCCGACAGGCGAAGAGGTCAAAATGCCCTTTAGCTCAAATAGCCAAAAAGAATTCACTAGTTCGATTACGATTCCTAGATCTAGCTTGCCTGAGCAACTGAACGAAGAAGTGGGTACAATCAAAAAATACGATACGTCTTTACTAGCAACCAACGAGTCAGAAGGACCTTATAAGGGATTGCCATCTAAGGATTATGCAGTAAAAATTAACGTGTATAATCTTGGAGCGAAACCAATTCCGCAAATCATCAAAAAAGGGACAGCTTTTAATAAAAAAGCTTCCGAGGTGATTCAAGACGCAGTTATTTTACCTGGACATACTGCTTCATATGAATATGAGAGCAAAATGCCAGATACATCTATCCTCGGTTTAACGAGTGTGATGGTGAGAATGACGGATACAGATCAACCAGATAAAAAAACGCTGATCAAAGTGCCAATTCAAGTAATCAATGAAATACCGCCGACTAAAGGGCTGTATATCGTAGCGAATGATTTCAACAGTAGAACAGAACCATTTCAAAATTTGACTGAAAGTGAAGTCAATAAATTGATCCTTAAAAACTCTGAAGCGATTGCTTGGGATGTTGCGACGGGTTCAAGTAAAGATATCACGCTTTCAGTAGAGTCAACAACATTACCACTGAATCCTGTACAAGGCAGCTATAAAGCAACATTAAAAGCGGTCAGGGGAACAGAAATAATCAAAAAGACCATTACAATCAATCTTCAAAATAATCAAAAAGTGAACGTGGAATTTGTTGATGAAACTGGAGAAGCCTTACACGATAAAATTACGTTTGATAAAGTGATCGGAACAACGATTAATTTATCAGAAGAAGCAGAAGTACAAAAAATACTGAAATCCATTCAGGCTGAGAACTATCAATTAGTGAAAAAGCCAGACAACGAAACGAAGATTCCTGTTACAAGTGAAGAAAGTACTGTTCAATACCAATTTAAAGGGATGCTGTTTGTACAATCTTCCCCAACTTTCTTGAATTTTGGGCGTAAGACTTTAGGGATTCCGTTTATAAAAGTCGAAAAAGCAAAATACGACAAACCATTGATCGTTTGGGATAATCGCAAAAACGGCGGTGCATGGAATTTAACAGCAACATTAAAGAAACCATTGACCAGCCAAGAAGACCCGAGCAAAATTCTACCTACGGCTATTCGTTACAAGGTAAGTGAGACAGAAACAGTCATCTTATCTGAGAATACGACACAACCAATAGCGAAAAGAACACATGAAACCAAAGGGCAATATAACGTGAGTAATGAGTGGGATAAAAACGAATCCGGCTTGTTGTTAGAAGTTCCTTCTGGGGAAGTGTTGCAAGCAGGTGGCTATCGAGCGACGATTTTATGGCAAGTTGAACAAACACCTTAA
- a CDS encoding serine hydrolase — MEKKKMTLYGMIFSICFFLIVSFFFSTHTVDYANETETSEKMSVPIKTASSSTDKKPKPKETESPELTAFYHKIEQTMTATAKNFNGDVGITYVDLTTGKQISVNGTKEFYSASTIKVPLAMMVADKVQAGGLKWDDQLTFNEKEDYEDGTGIIINDIQPTYSLRTLQEYNIIYSDNIAKNMLYDTFGGDVEAKKALYAHFFQKETDWDDAKLTSEDAAKILKILYEEKSTNQEYQKIYEYMKNTVFHERMDTPTTSGKVAHKIGSYAGFLHDIGILETEHPFILTVFTNGQTDAGIPFISTITDQLWTIQNNEYPK; from the coding sequence TTGGAAAAAAAGAAAATGACTCTATATGGGATGATTTTCTCTATTTGTTTCTTTTTAATTGTTTCGTTCTTTTTTTCTACACACACTGTAGATTATGCAAACGAAACTGAAACGAGTGAAAAAATGTCTGTTCCAATAAAAACTGCATCCTCTTCTACAGATAAAAAACCTAAACCAAAAGAAACTGAAAGTCCAGAACTGACAGCTTTTTATCATAAAATCGAACAAACAATGACAGCTACTGCAAAAAACTTTAACGGTGATGTTGGGATAACTTACGTGGATTTAACTACTGGAAAACAAATCTCAGTTAATGGAACCAAAGAATTCTATAGCGCTAGCACGATCAAGGTACCTTTAGCTATGATGGTTGCTGACAAAGTTCAGGCTGGCGGTTTAAAATGGGACGATCAGCTTACTTTTAATGAAAAAGAAGATTACGAAGATGGTACGGGGATTATTATCAATGATATTCAGCCAACGTATTCATTAAGAACGTTACAAGAATACAACATTATTTATTCAGATAACATTGCTAAGAATATGTTGTATGATACTTTTGGCGGAGATGTAGAAGCTAAAAAAGCTCTGTATGCTCATTTTTTTCAGAAAGAAACTGATTGGGACGATGCAAAATTAACTTCTGAAGATGCTGCAAAAATTCTCAAGATTTTATACGAAGAAAAATCCACTAATCAAGAATATCAAAAGATTTATGAATATATGAAAAATACCGTTTTCCATGAACGGATGGATACGCCGACCACATCAGGAAAAGTCGCACATAAGATCGGTTCATATGCTGGTTTCCTGCATGATATTGGAATTTTAGAAACAGAGCATCCCTTCATTTTGACCGTGTTTACAAATGGCCAAACGGATGCAGGTATTCCATTTATCTCAACCATTACCGATCAATTGTGGACTATTCAAAATAATGAATACCCAAAATGA
- a CDS encoding ABC transporter permease, with translation MDFIKRAMLSMKSKKGRTFLLCAVFSAILIFVLAGLTIQSAALTTTENAKKSVGATVTLSANREAAMKKNQEGSTGEKPDPSSFSLTPVSLADAQKIADLANVKSYSFLSSSSAGASDGITPISTESESETTTGSTASDGTQGEPQAVGRMGSGPMSDIKQSDFQVSGVMELSMSSDFSDGTAEITSGEVINASDKETNNVVIEQTLADANELKVGDTFKVTDPEDDTKTYELTIKGIYKTSENGNSMGMMFNFLNPANTLYTSYTFANTLKGDDAKDTIDSASYTLADPKQMDTFVKEAEKLIDTENFSLQTNDQAYQQMLQPLNNVASFAKNIVILVAIAGVIILTLIVMMMIRERRYEIGVLLSLGESRFKVVLQFFSEIIICMFVALVIATFSGNIVGNVVGEQLITQQTESVSQATNNQGQPTEKGDRGSERQGVPGGGSMNRLGASSQGTAKAIEELNISVQPKEITIVAGLGLLISFLSIILSSSGILRLQPKKILTT, from the coding sequence ATGGATTTTATCAAACGTGCAATGTTAAGTATGAAGAGCAAAAAAGGTCGAACATTTTTATTATGTGCTGTCTTTTCAGCTATTTTGATTTTTGTTTTAGCTGGTTTAACGATTCAAAGTGCTGCGTTGACTACGACAGAAAATGCCAAAAAGAGTGTAGGTGCGACAGTTACACTATCCGCTAATCGAGAAGCAGCGATGAAAAAAAATCAAGAAGGAAGTACGGGTGAAAAACCAGATCCAAGCAGTTTTAGCTTAACTCCCGTTTCATTAGCAGATGCGCAAAAGATCGCAGATTTAGCTAATGTGAAGTCGTATTCATTTTTATCTTCATCCTCTGCTGGAGCAAGTGATGGCATTACACCGATTTCTACTGAATCGGAAAGTGAGACCACAACAGGATCAACAGCGAGTGATGGAACACAAGGTGAACCTCAAGCAGTTGGAAGAATGGGCAGTGGTCCAATGTCTGATATAAAGCAAAGTGATTTTCAGGTAAGTGGTGTGATGGAGTTATCTATGTCGAGTGACTTTTCTGATGGTACGGCTGAAATTACAAGTGGTGAAGTAATCAATGCGTCAGATAAAGAGACGAATAACGTGGTAATCGAGCAAACATTGGCAGATGCAAATGAGTTAAAAGTTGGGGACACATTCAAGGTAACAGATCCGGAAGATGACACAAAAACATATGAGTTAACGATCAAAGGAATTTATAAAACTTCTGAAAACGGTAATAGCATGGGGATGATGTTTAATTTCTTGAATCCAGCCAATACGTTATATACATCTTATACATTTGCGAATACATTAAAAGGCGATGACGCAAAAGATACCATTGATTCAGCTTCTTACACATTGGCTGATCCAAAACAAATGGATACATTTGTTAAAGAGGCAGAAAAATTGATAGATACAGAAAACTTTAGTTTACAAACTAATGATCAAGCATATCAACAAATGTTACAACCTTTGAATAATGTTGCAAGCTTTGCCAAAAATATTGTTATCTTAGTGGCAATTGCTGGGGTGATCATCTTGACTTTGATTGTAATGATGATGATCAGAGAACGCCGCTATGAAATTGGCGTATTATTGTCACTTGGAGAATCGCGTTTCAAAGTCGTTTTACAATTTTTCAGTGAAATCATTATTTGTATGTTTGTTGCGTTAGTGATTGCTACCTTTAGTGGAAATATTGTAGGAAATGTAGTTGGGGAGCAATTGATTACCCAACAAACAGAGTCCGTTTCGCAAGCTACAAATAATCAAGGTCAACCAACGGAAAAAGGGGACAGAGGAAGCGAACGACAAGGCGTACCTGGAGGAGGTAGCATGAATAGACTCGGAGCAAGCTCTCAGGGAACAGCAAAAGCAATCGAAGAGTTAAATATCTCTGTTCAGCCAAAGGAAATCACAATAGTAGCTGGACTAGGACTTTTAATCAGCTTCTTGTCCATCATATTATCATCCAGCGGAATTTTAAGACTACAACCCAAAAAAATCTTGACGACATAG